One window of the Methanomassiliicoccaceae archaeon DOK genome contains the following:
- a CDS encoding helix-turn-helix domain-containing protein, whose amino-acid sequence MDDIDILLSMVENPTRRRILESLVREPSYPLRLSKELGVSQQAVMKNLALMEQNGLVVSSRVDSSMGPMRIVYTPNTEFTLVVEMHRSMFSAKVIGSERVIVDTPTGMTAEEASERIQEIDSRIKELDKERAALVSERNAIAEAFAESETEEQGTDGNIEQMTIEREV is encoded by the coding sequence ATGGACGACATCGACATCCTGCTCTCCATGGTGGAGAACCCCACCCGGAGACGCATACTGGAATCGCTGGTACGCGAGCCGAGCTATCCCCTGCGCCTGTCCAAGGAGCTGGGGGTGAGCCAGCAGGCCGTGATGAAGAATCTGGCACTGATGGAGCAGAACGGCCTCGTGGTCAGCAGCCGCGTCGACAGCTCCATGGGTCCCATGAGGATCGTCTACACCCCAAACACGGAGTTCACTCTGGTCGTGGAGATGCACAGGAGCATGTTCTCCGCCAAGGTCATCGGGTCCGAGAGAGTCATCGTCGACACCCCGACCGGAATGACCGCGGAGGAGGCGTCCGAACGCATCCAAGAGATAGACTCAAGGATTAAGGAGCTCGACAAGGAGCGCGCCGCTCTGGTCTCGGAGAGGAACGCGATCGCTGAGGCGTTCGCGGAATCCGAGACGGAGGAACAGGGCACGGATGGGAACATCGAACAGATGACAATCGAAAGGGAGGTATGA
- a CDS encoding TrpB-like pyridoxal phosphate-dependent enzyme, whose amino-acid sequence MAIPKDARITLDPEEIPKRWYNLAADLPEPLAPPLNPVTKEPAKPEDFAAIFCKPIIQQEGSTERYIDIPEEVRDALVNLNRPSPLQRAYRLERYLKTPAKIYFKREDMSPLGSHKGNTALAQAYYNAESGIHTLTTETGAGQWGTALAMVSNLFDIDTTVFMVKGSYNQKPFRKTLMNMYGAKVYASPSEYTEFGKKILKEHPDTTGSLGIAISEACELAVKDEGTCYALGSVLNHVMLHQTVIGEEAMLQMQKAEIEPDYMVACVGGGSNFAGFTFPMMAEKIKGKSETEIIAVEPKAAPSLTEGEFRYDYGDTGGITPLIMMYTLGSEFVPKSIHAGGLRYHGMAPLVSAAYDQNLLKAVAYDQTETFEAGVTFAKTEGIVAAPESCHAIKGAIDKALECKANNEEKTIVFCLSGHGFLDLYGYEQYMEGTLQSSSLDNY is encoded by the coding sequence ATGGCAATACCGAAAGACGCACGCATCACACTCGACCCCGAGGAGATTCCCAAGAGATGGTACAACCTCGCGGCCGACCTTCCCGAGCCTCTGGCTCCGCCACTCAACCCCGTCACCAAGGAGCCCGCCAAGCCTGAGGACTTCGCCGCCATATTCTGCAAGCCCATCATCCAGCAGGAGGGCTCCACCGAGAGGTACATCGACATCCCCGAGGAGGTCCGTGACGCCCTGGTCAATCTGAACAGGCCCTCCCCCCTGCAGAGGGCATACCGCCTGGAGAGGTATCTCAAGACCCCTGCAAAGATCTACTTCAAGAGGGAGGACATGAGCCCTCTCGGAAGCCACAAGGGGAACACGGCTCTGGCACAGGCGTACTACAACGCGGAGTCCGGAATCCACACCCTCACCACAGAGACCGGCGCCGGCCAGTGGGGGACAGCCCTGGCCATGGTGTCGAATCTGTTCGATATCGACACCACCGTGTTCATGGTCAAGGGCAGCTACAACCAGAAGCCCTTCAGGAAGACCCTGATGAACATGTACGGTGCGAAGGTGTACGCCTCCCCGTCCGAGTACACGGAGTTCGGGAAGAAGATCCTCAAGGAGCATCCGGACACGACCGGGTCCCTGGGCATCGCGATCTCCGAGGCATGCGAGCTCGCGGTCAAGGACGAGGGAACATGCTACGCACTCGGCAGTGTCCTGAACCATGTGATGCTGCATCAGACCGTCATCGGGGAGGAAGCCATGCTCCAGATGCAGAAGGCCGAAATCGAACCGGATTACATGGTCGCGTGCGTCGGCGGAGGCTCCAACTTCGCGGGATTCACCTTCCCGATGATGGCGGAGAAGATCAAGGGCAAGAGCGAGACCGAGATCATCGCGGTAGAACCCAAGGCCGCACCGTCCCTCACAGAGGGGGAGTTCAGGTACGATTACGGCGACACGGGCGGAATCACGCCCCTCATCATGATGTACACGCTCGGGTCCGAGTTCGTGCCCAAGAGCATCCACGCAGGAGGCCTCAGGTACCACGGCATGGCGCCGCTGGTCTCCGCCGCCTACGACCAGAACCTGCTGAAGGCGGTGGCATACGACCAGACCGAGACCTTCGAGGCGGGTGTGACCTTCGCCAAGACGGAGGGCATCGTCGCCGCTCCCGAGTCGTGCCATGCCATCAAGGGCGCGATCGACAAGGCCCTGGAGTGCAAGGCAAACAACGAGGAGAAGACCATCGTGTTCTGCCTCTCCGGTCACGGGTTCCTCGACCTGTACGGATACGAGCAGTACATGGAGGGCACCCTCCAGTCGTCCTCCCTCGACAACTACTGA
- a CDS encoding nitroreductase, whose amino-acid sequence MDIIEAVKTRNSVRKYTDRRIDEPTRRELQNMIDTCNAEGHLHFQLVTDAPGVFEGIMARGFDNVGNYVALIRKKEDSDEKVGYYGEKVVLEAQMLGLNTCWVGLTYKKRKLDVQIKDDEKLVCVLALGYGSDQGTAHKSKDMGDLCVCPGEMPEWFRNGMESAMLAPTAMNQQKFRFTLNDDGSVRAETGKGPYATVDLGIAKLHFEIGAGKENFRWA is encoded by the coding sequence ATGGACATCATTGAGGCAGTGAAAACACGCAACTCTGTGAGGAAGTACACCGACAGAAGGATCGACGAGCCTACCAGAAGAGAGCTTCAGAACATGATCGACACCTGCAACGCGGAGGGCCATCTCCATTTCCAGCTGGTGACGGACGCCCCCGGAGTCTTCGAGGGGATAATGGCCAGAGGCTTCGACAACGTGGGGAACTACGTTGCCCTGATCCGGAAGAAGGAGGACAGCGACGAGAAGGTCGGCTACTACGGGGAGAAGGTCGTCCTCGAGGCGCAGATGCTGGGCCTCAACACATGCTGGGTGGGACTCACTTACAAGAAGAGGAAGCTCGACGTGCAGATCAAGGACGATGAGAAGCTCGTTTGCGTCCTGGCCCTCGGGTACGGCTCCGACCAGGGGACGGCGCACAAGAGCAAGGACATGGGGGACCTGTGCGTCTGCCCGGGGGAGATGCCCGAGTGGTTCAGGAACGGGATGGAATCCGCGATGCTGGCACCGACCGCCATGAACCAGCAGAAGTTCAGATTCACCCTCAACGACGACGGAAGCGTCAGGGCCGAGACCGGCAAGGGGCCGTACGCGACGGTCGACCTCGGAATAGCCAAGCTGCACTTCGAGATCGGCGCCGGAAAGGAAAACTTCAGGTGGGCGTGA
- a CDS encoding metalloregulator ArsR/SmtB family transcription factor codes for MDEYEEARERLTEDFRKSCESLTVLGDPHRQRIILLLLENRCYGLSVQEITECVGLSRPAVSYHLKTLRQAGIVTMHRRGTSNLYCLDIQSDVWHRLHDITGEVCAVIDRIRANGFPIVPEER; via the coding sequence ATGGACGAGTACGAGGAAGCCCGGGAGAGGCTGACGGAGGACTTCAGAAAGAGCTGCGAGAGCCTGACCGTGCTGGGAGACCCCCACAGGCAGAGGATAATCCTGCTCCTGCTGGAGAACAGGTGCTACGGGCTGAGCGTCCAGGAGATCACCGAGTGCGTCGGCCTCTCGAGACCGGCAGTGTCCTACCATCTGAAGACGCTGAGGCAGGCGGGGATCGTGACCATGCACCGCAGAGGGACCTCGAACCTGTACTGCCTGGACATACAGTCCGATGTCTGGCACCGCCTCCACGACATAACCGGTGAGGTGTGCGCGGTGATAGACAGGATCAGAGCCAACGGATTCCCGATCGTACCCGAGGAGAGATGA
- the endA gene encoding tRNA-intron lyase yields MAGQLVDDIVEVRDQSEGSRLYTRGNFGYPRSGGGVDLDLVEATYLVECRRLEVEGPEGPMPYDDLFRHSAKVVEGFDIKYLVYRDLRQRGFIAKYETGDYDISVFPRGKTMSNSRPEFLVRAVSERNAIDVATLIRETSETKDRKKKLLYGVVDEEGDLTYYIMSIRDPAGKVFPEPIGRKPVGRLIRDRVFVFDRDDAEALRAYGYYGKSIVDALQLSLIESCHLVGKGRLTVLDQDDNILSFDDLLDFGNSMQDEFRVRYLVFSDLRERGLVVKTGFKYGTHFRVYQSSPDECHARYLVHAMTDDGLRMWPEISRTVRLSGGVKKEILFGRVRKNDITYLEFKWFKP; encoded by the coding sequence ATGGCAGGCCAACTAGTCGACGACATCGTTGAGGTCAGGGACCAGAGCGAGGGAAGCAGGCTTTACACCAGGGGCAACTTCGGATACCCGCGCAGCGGGGGCGGGGTCGACCTGGACCTCGTAGAGGCCACGTACCTCGTCGAGTGCAGGAGGCTTGAGGTGGAGGGTCCGGAGGGCCCGATGCCATACGACGATCTGTTCCGCCATTCCGCCAAGGTCGTCGAGGGCTTCGACATCAAGTATCTCGTCTACCGCGATCTCAGGCAGCGCGGTTTCATCGCCAAGTACGAGACCGGCGACTACGACATCTCCGTGTTCCCCAGAGGGAAGACCATGAGTAACTCCAGGCCCGAGTTCCTGGTGCGCGCCGTGTCGGAGAGGAACGCCATCGACGTAGCCACACTGATCAGGGAGACGTCCGAGACCAAGGACAGGAAGAAGAAGCTCCTGTACGGTGTCGTCGACGAGGAGGGGGATCTGACATACTACATCATGTCGATCCGCGACCCCGCGGGAAAGGTCTTCCCGGAGCCCATCGGCAGGAAGCCGGTCGGAAGGCTGATCCGCGACAGGGTCTTCGTCTTCGACAGGGACGACGCCGAGGCGCTGAGGGCCTACGGCTACTACGGGAAGTCCATCGTGGACGCGCTCCAGCTCTCGCTCATCGAGAGCTGTCATCTCGTGGGGAAGGGCAGGCTGACAGTCCTGGACCAGGACGACAACATCCTCTCGTTCGACGACCTGCTGGACTTCGGCAACTCCATGCAGGACGAGTTCCGCGTCAGATACCTCGTGTTCTCGGATCTGCGCGAAAGGGGTCTGGTCGTCAAGACCGGGTTCAAGTACGGCACCCATTTCAGGGTGTACCAGTCGTCGCCCGACGAGTGCCACGCGAGGTACCTGGTCCATGCGATGACCGATGACGGGCTCAGGATGTGGCCCGAGATCTCCAGGACCGTGAGGCTGTCAGGCGGTGTGAAGAAGGAGATTCTCTTCGGACGCGTCAGGAAGAACGACATCACGTATCTGGAGTTCAAGTGGTTCAAGCCTTGA
- a CDS encoding transcription initiation factor IIB: protein MPKVREGTEEIEVCPECGSHHLVRDYERGELLCEDCGLVLDDQFIDQGPEWRAFDVEQGEKRARTGAPMTYTIHDKGLSTEISWKNKDSYGKSIPTRNRAQLYRLRKWQRRIRVSNATERNLAFALSELDRMASAMGLPRNVRETAAMIYRKAVNKNLIRGRSIEGVVAASLYAACRQCGVPRTLDEVANSSRVGRKEIGRTYRFMTRELKLKLMPTKPQDYVQRFCSELKLSGEVQSKAAEILKDASEKELTSGRGPTGVAAAAIYISSILCNERRTQREVADVAGVTEVTIRNRYKELTEKLGIEIQL, encoded by the coding sequence ATGCCAAAGGTAAGAGAAGGAACAGAAGAGATTGAGGTGTGTCCTGAGTGCGGCAGCCACCACCTCGTCCGCGACTACGAGCGCGGAGAGCTCCTGTGCGAGGACTGCGGACTCGTCCTGGACGACCAGTTCATCGACCAGGGGCCCGAGTGGAGGGCGTTCGACGTGGAGCAGGGCGAGAAGCGCGCCCGTACCGGTGCCCCGATGACGTACACCATCCACGACAAGGGGCTGTCCACCGAGATCTCCTGGAAGAACAAGGACAGCTACGGCAAGAGCATCCCCACCAGGAACAGGGCCCAGCTGTACAGGCTGAGGAAGTGGCAGAGGAGGATCCGTGTATCCAACGCTACCGAGAGGAACCTGGCATTCGCACTCTCGGAGCTCGACAGGATGGCATCGGCAATGGGACTCCCCAGAAACGTGAGGGAGACCGCGGCCATGATCTACAGGAAGGCCGTCAACAAGAACCTCATCAGAGGAAGGTCCATTGAGGGCGTCGTGGCAGCGTCGCTCTACGCAGCGTGCAGGCAGTGCGGTGTGCCCAGGACGCTCGACGAGGTCGCCAACTCCAGCCGCGTCGGAAGGAAGGAGATCGGAAGGACGTACAGGTTCATGACCCGTGAGCTGAAGCTCAAGCTCATGCCCACGAAGCCCCAGGACTACGTCCAGAGGTTCTGCTCCGAGCTGAAGCTGAGCGGAGAGGTACAGAGCAAGGCGGCCGAGATCCTCAAGGACGCGTCCGAGAAGGAGCTCACCTCCGGAAGGGGACCCACCGGCGTCGCCGCCGCGGCAATCTACATCTCCTCGATCCTGTGCAACGAGCGCAGGACCCAGAGGGAGGTGGCCGATGTGGCGGGAGTGACCGAGGTCACCATCAGGAACCGCTACAAGGAGCTCACCGAGAAACTCGGAATCGAGATCCAGCTCTGA
- a CDS encoding H/ACA RNA-protein complex protein Gar1, which translates to MIVRCDELPDIGTPVFDEKQKKLGTVGRVFGPVDGPYASVTPEGGPARIGTQTYIRGNKQNAKGKRRNRRD; encoded by the coding sequence ATGATCGTTCGCTGTGACGAACTTCCCGACATCGGGACGCCTGTTTTCGACGAGAAACAGAAGAAGCTCGGCACGGTCGGCAGGGTTTTCGGCCCCGTCGACGGACCTTACGCATCCGTTACACCGGAGGGTGGGCCGGCGAGGATCGGCACTCAAACTTACATAAGGGGGAACAAGCAGAATGCCAAAGGTAAGAGAAGGAACAGAAGAGATTGA
- the purE gene encoding 5-(carboxyamino)imidazole ribonucleotide mutase — protein sequence MSRVSIILGSKSDMPVAEKAITILKKFNIEYDIAVASAHRTPARVEELVTGSKSDVFIAIAGLSAALPGSVAALTVKPVIGVPVSGALNLDAILSIVQLPPGIPVAAVGLDRGDNAAILAAEILAVTDATVREALLNYRQAQAAKVIADSEKVVADAGC from the coding sequence ATGTCAAGGGTCTCCATCATTTTGGGAAGCAAGAGCGACATGCCCGTGGCCGAGAAGGCCATCACGATCCTGAAGAAGTTCAACATCGAGTACGACATCGCCGTGGCGTCGGCCCACAGGACCCCCGCCAGGGTAGAGGAGCTCGTCACCGGAAGCAAATCCGATGTCTTCATAGCCATCGCGGGACTCTCCGCGGCTCTGCCCGGCTCCGTTGCCGCGCTGACCGTCAAGCCCGTCATCGGCGTGCCCGTGAGCGGTGCCCTCAATCTGGACGCCATCCTGTCCATCGTGCAGCTGCCCCCGGGCATCCCCGTGGCCGCAGTCGGTCTCGACCGCGGAGACAACGCCGCCATCCTGGCCGCAGAGATCCTCGCGGTCACCGATGCCACTGTCAGGGAGGCCCTCCTGAACTACAGGCAGGCGCAGGCCGCCAAGGTGATCGCAGACTCCGAGAAGGTGGTTGCCGATGCTGGGTGTTGA
- the guaA gene encoding glutamine-hydrolyzing GMP synthase subunit GuaA codes for MLGVEDFIDEAVEDIRQRIPGKAIIACSGGVDSMVAATLASRAIGDRLLAVYVDNGLMRKGETEEVEGMLKEMGINYRIADAGAEFFEALKGVTEPEQKRKIIGEKFIRVFERIAREFGAECLVQGTIAPDWIESGDGVRDTIKSHHNVGGLPKDLGMTLVEPLRDLYKDEVRDVARTLGVRASERQPFPGPALAVRCLGEVNPESIAIVREACHIVEDEIQKAAAAGKMELPWQYFAVLLPSKSVGVQGDRRAYGRTIAIRAVASVDGMTATYARIPLEVLDAMSTRITNTMKDSVNRVVYDITNKPPATIEWE; via the coding sequence ATGCTGGGTGTTGAGGACTTCATAGACGAGGCCGTCGAGGACATCAGGCAGAGGATCCCCGGCAAGGCCATCATCGCCTGCTCCGGCGGCGTCGACAGCATGGTCGCCGCCACCCTTGCCAGCAGGGCCATCGGCGACAGGCTTCTCGCCGTGTACGTCGACAACGGGCTCATGAGGAAGGGCGAGACCGAGGAGGTCGAGGGGATGCTCAAGGAGATGGGCATCAACTACAGGATCGCCGATGCGGGCGCCGAGTTCTTCGAGGCGCTCAAGGGGGTCACGGAGCCCGAGCAGAAGAGGAAGATCATCGGCGAGAAGTTCATCCGCGTGTTCGAGAGGATCGCCAGGGAGTTCGGGGCGGAGTGCCTCGTCCAGGGTACAATCGCCCCCGACTGGATCGAGTCCGGGGACGGGGTGAGGGACACGATCAAGTCCCACCACAACGTCGGAGGCCTCCCCAAGGACCTCGGGATGACCCTCGTCGAGCCCCTGAGGGACCTGTACAAGGACGAGGTCCGCGATGTCGCCAGGACACTGGGCGTCAGGGCGTCCGAGAGGCAGCCATTCCCCGGACCCGCGCTCGCGGTCAGGTGCCTGGGCGAGGTCAACCCCGAGAGCATCGCCATCGTCCGCGAGGCCTGCCACATCGTCGAGGACGAGATCCAGAAGGCGGCCGCGGCAGGGAAGATGGAGCTTCCCTGGCAGTACTTCGCGGTCCTGCTGCCGTCCAAGTCCGTCGGCGTGCAGGGAGACAGGAGGGCGTACGGCAGGACCATCGCAATCAGGGCGGTTGCGTCCGTCGACGGCATGACAGCCACCTACGCGAGGATCCCCCTCGAAGTGCTGGACGCCATGTCCACGCGCATCACCAACACCATGAAGGACTCTGTGAACCGCGTGGTCTACGACATCACCAACAAACCCCCGGCGACGATCGAGTGGGAGTGA
- the guaA gene encoding glutamine-hydrolyzing GMP synthase produces MNANGNKRPDDMVRITTPELANAFIDEKVAEIRAQVGDGKVLLALSGGVDSSVVAALLIRAIGKNLVCVHVNHGLLRKGEPEQVVEVFRNQMDANLVYVDAVDRFLSKLEGVAEPEQKRKIIGAEFIRVFEEEARKQEGVDFLAQGTIYPDILESGTVKAHHNVGGLPEDLKFELVEPVKLLFKDEVRVVGKALGLPDSMVYRQPFPGPGLGVRCLGAITRDRLEMVRESDAILREEFAANGLEGKVWQYFTIVPDFRSVGVRDGKRTFERPVIIRAVNTTDAMTAEVEEVPYPLLKRIAARITAEVPGVNRVVYDLTAKPPGTIEWE; encoded by the coding sequence ATGAACGCTAACGGAAACAAACGTCCGGACGACATGGTGAGGATCACCACCCCCGAGCTCGCCAATGCCTTCATCGACGAGAAGGTCGCGGAGATCAGGGCCCAGGTCGGCGACGGGAAGGTGCTGCTGGCACTCAGCGGAGGGGTGGACTCCTCCGTGGTCGCCGCCCTGCTCATACGCGCCATAGGGAAGAACCTGGTGTGCGTGCACGTCAACCACGGGCTCCTCAGGAAGGGGGAGCCGGAGCAGGTGGTGGAGGTGTTCCGTAACCAGATGGACGCCAACCTCGTGTACGTCGACGCCGTCGACCGCTTCCTCTCGAAGCTGGAGGGCGTCGCCGAGCCCGAGCAGAAGAGGAAGATCATCGGAGCGGAGTTCATCCGCGTGTTCGAGGAGGAGGCCAGGAAACAGGAGGGTGTCGACTTCCTCGCACAGGGGACCATCTACCCCGACATCCTCGAGAGCGGCACCGTGAAGGCTCACCACAACGTCGGAGGCCTCCCGGAGGATCTGAAATTCGAGCTCGTGGAGCCGGTGAAGCTCCTCTTCAAGGATGAGGTCCGTGTGGTCGGGAAGGCCCTCGGTCTGCCCGACTCGATGGTCTACCGCCAGCCGTTCCCCGGCCCCGGACTGGGCGTCCGCTGTCTCGGAGCGATCACCCGCGACAGGCTCGAGATGGTCAGGGAGTCCGATGCGATCCTCCGCGAGGAGTTCGCCGCCAACGGGCTCGAGGGCAAGGTCTGGCAGTACTTCACCATCGTCCCCGACTTCAGGTCCGTCGGTGTCCGCGACGGCAAGCGCACATTCGAGAGGCCGGTCATCATACGCGCGGTCAACACCACCGATGCCATGACGGCGGAGGTCGAGGAGGTCCCGTACCCCCTGCTCAAGAGGATCGCCGCCCGCATCACCGCCGAGGTGCCCGGAGTGAACCGTGTGGTCTACGACCTCACCGCGAAGCCGCCGGGAACCATCGAGTGGGAGTGA
- a CDS encoding PH domain-containing protein: protein MIDFENKEYLKLKESDNDEYADLINGILVSGESIIHTYKSVRDGLVFTNRRLIAINIQGITGKKKTITILPYDRVQAFSVETAGVIDLDSELYLWFSGMGQVKFEFTCRTDVSKICRCISECILD, encoded by the coding sequence ATGATCGACTTCGAGAACAAGGAGTACCTGAAGCTGAAGGAGTCGGACAACGACGAGTACGCCGACCTCATCAACGGCATCCTGGTGAGCGGCGAGAGCATCATCCACACGTACAAGAGCGTCCGCGACGGACTGGTCTTCACCAACAGGCGCCTGATCGCGATCAACATACAGGGCATAACCGGGAAGAAGAAGACGATCACCATCCTCCCCTACGACAGGGTCCAGGCGTTCTCCGTGGAGACCGCCGGCGTCATCGACCTGGACAGCGAACTGTACCTCTGGTTCAGCGGCATGGGTCAGGTCAAGTTCGAGTTCACGTGCAGGACCGACGTGAGCAAGATCTGCAGGTGCATCAGCGAGTGCATCCTGGACTGA
- a CDS encoding aldehyde dehydrogenase family protein — MAITLDKEYGLYIDGKWVPASDGGKFAVYDPANGEQIAECAEATKEDVDAAVNAAWKAFPAWKAVDPSVRSKILLDIADAIEANAERLATVESMDNGKPIRETMSIDVPLAVDHFRYFAGVLRSEEGSATVLDGDLLSIILREPIGVVGMIVPWNFPFLMVAWKLAPALAAGDCIVLKSSSSTPLSAFELMKVIGDLLPPGVVNILTGKGSKSGQYMLDHPGFRKLAFTGSTEVGLSVSRAAADKLIPATLELGGKSANIYFEDCQWDKAIDGLQLGILFNQGQVCCAGSRVFVQDTIYDKFVEAAVEAFKKVKVGDPLDPATQMGALVNEHQLKIVQSYVDIGVQEGAKLACGGKRKTDGDCAKGVFYEPTLLVDVTNDMRVAQEEIFGPVAVVIKFHSEEEVIAMANDSVYGLGGAVWTRDINRAIRVARGVETGRMWVNCYNQLPAGMPFGGYKQSGIGRETHKVIMSAYTQQKNIVIDLKETPSGFYPQ, encoded by the coding sequence TTGGCAATCACACTCGATAAAGAATACGGCCTGTACATCGACGGAAAATGGGTTCCCGCTTCCGACGGCGGGAAGTTCGCGGTCTACGATCCTGCCAACGGAGAGCAGATCGCGGAGTGTGCCGAGGCGACCAAAGAGGACGTGGACGCAGCCGTGAATGCGGCATGGAAGGCGTTCCCGGCATGGAAGGCCGTCGACCCGTCCGTGAGGTCGAAGATCCTTCTGGACATCGCGGACGCCATCGAGGCCAACGCGGAGCGTCTGGCCACCGTGGAGTCTATGGACAACGGGAAGCCCATCCGCGAGACCATGAGCATCGACGTCCCCCTAGCCGTGGACCACTTCCGCTATTTCGCCGGCGTCCTCCGCTCGGAGGAGGGCAGCGCGACCGTGCTCGACGGCGACCTGCTGAGCATCATCCTGCGCGAGCCCATAGGCGTCGTGGGGATGATCGTCCCATGGAACTTCCCGTTCCTGATGGTCGCATGGAAGCTCGCCCCCGCCCTCGCCGCAGGGGACTGCATAGTTCTGAAGAGCTCCTCGTCCACACCTCTGAGCGCGTTCGAGCTCATGAAGGTCATCGGGGACCTCCTGCCGCCCGGAGTCGTCAACATCCTCACGGGAAAGGGCTCCAAGTCCGGACAGTACATGCTGGACCACCCCGGCTTCCGCAAGCTCGCCTTCACCGGATCCACTGAGGTGGGACTCAGCGTCAGCCGCGCCGCCGCGGACAAGCTCATCCCGGCGACCCTCGAGCTCGGAGGGAAGAGCGCCAACATCTACTTCGAGGACTGCCAGTGGGACAAGGCCATCGACGGCCTGCAGCTCGGCATCCTGTTCAACCAGGGACAGGTCTGCTGCGCCGGGTCCCGTGTGTTCGTACAGGACACGATCTACGACAAGTTCGTCGAGGCGGCCGTCGAGGCGTTCAAGAAGGTGAAGGTCGGCGACCCGCTGGACCCCGCCACCCAGATGGGCGCGCTGGTCAACGAGCACCAGCTCAAGATCGTCCAGAGCTACGTGGACATCGGCGTGCAGGAGGGTGCCAAGCTCGCCTGCGGGGGAAAGCGCAAGACCGACGGCGACTGCGCCAAGGGAGTGTTCTACGAGCCCACGCTGCTGGTGGACGTGACGAACGACATGCGTGTGGCGCAGGAGGAGATATTCGGACCCGTCGCGGTGGTCATCAAGTTCCACTCCGAGGAGGAGGTCATCGCCATGGCCAACGACTCCGTGTACGGACTCGGAGGCGCCGTCTGGACCAGGGACATCAACAGGGCCATCCGCGTCGCACGCGGCGTCGAGACCGGGCGCATGTGGGTCAACTGCTACAACCAGCTGCCCGCGGGAATGCCCTTCGGCGGATACAAGCAGTCCGGAATCGGCCGTGAGACCCACAAGGTCATCATGTCCGCGTACACCCAGCAGAAGAACATCGTCATCGACCTCAAGGAGACCCCCTCGGGATTCTACCCCCAGTGA
- a CDS encoding GMP synthase subunit A has product MKVYVVDNGGQWTHREWRVLRYLKVETKIIPNTTPFDEIKDVDGLILSGGAPSVATDAGRMGNNGEYLDKADFPIFGICAGMQFLCEHFGGKLGPGSTPEFGGVTLRVNSHDDLFKGLPDEFQVWASHNDEVKTIPAGFEVTASSETCPHEAVRCIDRPIFGVQFHPEVENTEHGPEIFQNFLDIVAEQRR; this is encoded by the coding sequence ATGAAAGTCTACGTCGTTGACAACGGGGGCCAGTGGACCCATCGCGAGTGGCGCGTTCTGAGATACCTCAAAGTGGAGACCAAGATCATTCCCAACACGACCCCGTTCGACGAGATCAAGGACGTCGACGGCCTCATCCTGTCCGGAGGGGCCCCCAGCGTCGCCACGGATGCGGGACGCATGGGCAACAACGGCGAGTACCTGGACAAGGCGGACTTCCCCATCTTCGGAATCTGCGCGGGAATGCAGTTCCTGTGCGAGCACTTCGGCGGCAAGCTCGGCCCTGGCTCCACCCCCGAGTTCGGAGGCGTCACGCTCAGGGTCAACTCCCACGACGATCTGTTCAAGGGGCTCCCCGACGAGTTCCAGGTCTGGGCGTCCCACAACGACGAGGTCAAGACGATCCCCGCCGGATTCGAGGTCACGGCGTCCTCTGAGACCTGCCCCCACGAGGCGGTGAGGTGCATCGACAGGCCGATCTTCGGGGTGCAGTTCCATCCCGAGGTCGAGAACACCGAGCACGGGCCGGAGATATTCCAGAACTTCCTTGACATTGTGGCGGAGCAGCGCCGTTGA
- a CDS encoding protein translocase SEC61 complex subunit gamma — MAEEESMAYELQDEFESKARGFGKGKYGRILKMARTPSREEYVKTLYITGLGIIIIGAAGFVIWWLMTILPTYF, encoded by the coding sequence ATGGCTGAAGAAGAGTCCATGGCCTACGAGCTCCAGGACGAGTTCGAATCCAAGGCCCGCGGTTTCGGAAAGGGAAAGTACGGCAGGATCCTCAAGATGGCACGCACCCCCAGCAGGGAGGAGTACGTGAAGACGCTGTACATCACCGGTCTCGGAATCATCATCATCGGTGCCGCAGGCTTCGTCATCTGGTGGCTTATGACCATTCTCCCCACCTATTTCTGA